The following is a genomic window from Fusarium verticillioides 7600 chromosome 5, whole genome shotgun sequence.
CCTTCAGGCTCCTGAGACTGGCGGAGTGTGATCACGGTGTCTCCTGTCTGGTCTGGGCTGGCGGCTATGGGATCAAAGGGAGTGGCGGGTACGGTACATATTGAACATGACGATCTAAAATGCGGGGAGAAGCGAAGGaacaagagagaaaggaacaagaaaaatTTCTAAAGATGGGTCCATTTGTGGGGTGCGCTCGAAAAAGTATCTGCAATTGCGTTTGTTATGCTGTGTTTGGTTTGTTTGGGCTTGGCTAGGTTGGCTGAAGGAAGGTTGTGTTGTCGGGTGTTTTGCTGTGGCCCCTTGAATACCTAAGCTTGAGTCGTGGTATAACTACCCAAGCTCttcccatcatgacaacctctctttctcttctcaagctctacTTACTCTTAACAATTCAATCTACAACTTGACATTGAATCAACTACCTATatcctcttctcatcctcagcacTGAGAGAACCCACCTCACTTACACGCACACAcccacaaccacaaccacaaccacaaccacaaccacacAATCACAATGCCCAGCTACATCCTCACTGAGCCCTCCCCCTCCACAAACGTCTTCGTACGTTCCGGCCGCGGCGGCTACGGCAACATCTCTCGTGCCTCAAAAGACaccacatcatcctcatcaaaccGCACCGTCGTCACCCCCAGCACAACCACTACCACCCCCTCTCGCCGCTTCTTCAGCGGCATCGGCGGAGCTGGCAACGTCCACCGCGCAAGCGAGCAGCCCTCTGTGTCTCTTGACGATGAGTACGACCGCATTGCTGCCCGTGACCAAATGGCTGCTGGACACGTCGGCATTGGCGGCGCCGGTAATGTATTCCATCGCAAGGGTAGCGATGCTGGCTCGGATGCTAGCGACAGCAGCTCCATGagctccaagaccaagctctGGGCTCGTGTCAGCAGCACTTTCAGCCGAGACTGAacacaagaaaagaaaaagaacgATTGAGGGCGTTTGTGCAAAAAGATATGAATTAGCGACTGGCGTTGTTGGGATTTGACATTTGGACCAAAATATAATGGGGACCTCAGAGCAAATGGGTTGGCGATTATACCCCGGATGTACGGTTGGCGCTGACAATTGAGAAGGGCGATATGAAACTGCCCTTCTACTCTTGCTTTGCCTGTATGATGTTTGTTTCTGGTGAAGATTTATATACCCCCGAGCGCAGCTCTATTCTATTATAAAAGCATTACTACTTATTGCTATTACTCCTACTCCTTACTCTCGTGACTGATATGTCCTCAATGAGCAAGAAAACTGCTGCCTTTCATGAAATAAAGGCTTATGAAGATATACTAAGCTTACCCAACCAAGTCCTTTCGTCACTCGGACCAGAAGTCCTAAATCTCTTGTGTCCCCTTGTATATAACATGATGctcagagacagagactcTTTGGTGGAGAGAACAACTTCACAAAACTAAGCACAATCTCAACACATCAGGGTATCATTAGGCTTCCTCTATCTGGCAAAGGTTGTCTACAACTGCACTGGTGTCTCTGCACACCAAACAGCACTAtatcttccatttccatgCAAGGCTTCTGCATCGCTctatcaacaacagcagcgcGTCAAAGGGGGTTGGTTCGGGTTGTGAGGGCTTGCGTTCAcaaaaggtcaaggtcatctCGATCATAAAGGTCCAGACGGCGAAAAAGAATCAGTGTCGATGAGTTCAGGCATGCATGTTCATGTCTGACTGTTTCGTCGTTGTGGCTGCATCACAAAGATGCAAAGTCAAAGGGTGACACGTATACGCCATTCTTACGTGAACTTGGTATGGATAATGTCAGGGTTCTCGTGCCAGTCGTCAATGCTCACCCACATCTGTCACACGTTAGTATAGTAATGAAAGGAAACACGGTAACATCACTGACCTTTCGGAATGTACTCAATCCAGCGAGAATACTGCCTCCGATCCAGGTAGAGTACTTTCTCTCCGGTGGCgcaaagatcttgatcctcaTATCCTTGACGGCCAGTTTTTGCAGCTCTGTCAAAAGACGGTCACCGAAGCCCTTTGTCAATGTGCTACCTCCGGAGAGCACAATGTTGCTGTACAGAGATTTTCGCAGGTCGAGATCTGTTCGGTTGATAGCGTCAACGACAATCTGGTGTACACCAGGATATTCGAGGCCGATAATCTCGGGGTCAAAGAGAATCTCGGGTGCTCTGAAGCGTTCCGCGCCAATCTTCAATATGTTAGCATATCTAAACATTGAGTAGAGAATAAAGAGTCtcaccttgagcttgaagccgtCTGGAAGCACGTATTCGGCAAACTTGCTCTCATTGGGCTTCACTCCAACCCAatccctctcctctttccGTGGATCATGAGCAACATAAGAGACGCTCTCCTTGATTAGCCTCACAACTTCCTTCTCGGCACTCGTGTGAAAGACATATCCACTCTTCCGTAGCAATGTCTGCATGTACTCAGTCACGTCTCGGCCTGCCACGTCGATTCGGCGAATACTGCTGGGCATGGCGAAACCCTCGTAAACAGGCACAGCATgagaaacaccatcaccagaatCGAGAACAATACCAGTCGTTCGGCCACTGGCGTATAGCGATAGCACGGCTTGGATGGATGTGTGGAGTGCGGGGACGTTGAATGTCTCGAAGAGGATCTGGGCGGCAGTGTCGCGATTGCTTCGGGGGTTCAAGGGAGGTTCCGTCAATAAAACGGGATGCTATAAGATGTCAGCATAATTGCACAGCTAAGCACTTGAGAAACAAACCTCTTCGCTGAGAGTCTTCAATCCTTCACCGTAAACATACTCCCAGATCCTCTCCATATCGTCCCAGTCGGTGACAATACCATGCTCGAGGGGATACCGAATTTTGAGCAGCCCTCTCAATTCCGTGGAGGCCTTTTGTCCTATGAATACCTCACCCTCGAGGGCACCCGCGAGAACTCTCAGATGCTTCGGTCGGCCAACCCATGAGGGAAAGTAACATTTTGGTAGATCATCGCCTGCGAAACCAGCTCGAATAGTGCCAGATCCGTTGTCGAGGACTATAGGCGCATTATGTAAGGAGTCTGCCATGTTGTGTCGGTTTTGGAGTTTGTCCCTGAGTGTTGTATGTCGTCGCTATAATATATCGTTGCCGACTTCTTTGTTGTTACCATACGAGTCCCTGTTCTGAGCTCCCCAGTGTTCGTCCTTTGAGCTCACAGCTAGCAATAGCCTCGAGGCTTCGCGTATTAGctaacaaagaaagaaacCCACAGTGCGTCCGCAGCTCGTCGTATCCATAAAGCGTCTTTCAAGAAAGTTCCGAGTGTTGGTTGGTATTGTCTATTCTGTTTGTTGTACCCCTGCCAATCAATCCCGTCGAGGCCAATGCCTCGCCCACTAGCAATCTGCCAGCTTCAGGAGGCGCCCCGTGGCAGTACTCGAGTCACGTGAGTCCGAGGGATTAGCTCAGCGCCTCAGGCAGCAGCACTTTAAGTGCTTCGCGTGAAAGCGCGTCTTCTCAACCGTGGACCGCGTCTTTGACGTGAATTCATATTACCTAGGCAACTTGGACCTTGGGAAGA
Proteins encoded in this region:
- a CDS encoding actin-like protein; the protein is MADSLHNAPIVLDNGSGTIRAGFAGDDLPKCYFPSWVGRPKHLRVLAGALEGEVFIGQKASTELRGLLKIRYPLEHGIVTDWDDMERIWEYVYGEGLKTLSEEHPVLLTEPPLNPRSNRDTAAQILFETFNVPALHTSIQAVLSLYASGRTTGIVLDSGDGVSHAVPVYEGFAMPSSIRRIDVAGRDVTEYMQTLLRKSGYVFHTSAEKEVVRLIKESVSYVAHDPRKEERDWVGVKPNESKFAEYVLPDGFKLKIGAERFRAPEILFDPEIIGLEYPGVHQIVVDAINRTDLDLRKSLYSNIVLSGGSTLTKGFGDRLLTELQKLAVKDMRIKIFAPPERKYSTWIGGSILAGLSTFRKMWVSIDDWHENPDIIHTKFT